The nucleotide sequence CCCCAAAAAGCATAACCACTACGGGTTTCGTGACTTCTTCCAGTTCGATACAGAAAGGGGCATCATCACCGACTGGAATGATGGTCAAAATGTGCTGGCAACAGAAGACTTTATCATTGGTCTGGTAGAAGGTTTAGAAGAAGAAGTGGGCGATGCCTCCGCTGTCACGATGTACACTATTGGCTGCGAGTGGGGGCAGAAGGATGCCTTTTTCTTTGAGAAATGGTTTCAAAAAGAATTTGACCGCAACATTCGCCAGACGAACCTGCTGTTTCTGTTAGAAACCTGGTGGTGGCCCTTCACCTCTCAGGGGTGGGGACGCTGGGAAGTAGACATGGGCGATCGCAAACAGGGCTTCATGTTTATCAATATCTTTGACTCGGCGATTGCCCGCACCCTGGGAGATGTCGGCAAGCCAGTTTGCTTCCTCTATGCCGGTTTGTTTGCCGGGTTTTTCACCGAAATGGTGAAAAAGCAACTGAGCTGCATTGAAATTCAGTGTTACTCAATGGGAGAAACCTACTGCAAGTTTCTCCTGGGCGGTCAAGACCGAATTGATGCAGCTTCCTTCTGGCTCAATGAAGGGGCAACCGCCAGAGACATTGAAAAGCGCCTGCGGGCAGGAGAACTGCTGCGATGAGTACCATGACTCTACCCCAGACAAACGGATCAACTGCTTACCATCCTTCCCAGAACTGGCTGCAATTTTCTGTGCAGAAGTTTTTCATGGGTATCAACTGGGATGATAGCCCGCCAGCCGTGCAGGCCGCGAAAATAGCGTCGTCTGAGCCAGACAATATTGGTCCCCTCAGCCTGACAATGACGGTAAACCAGTTCTTTCATGCCATCAACTGGGAAGGTCAGGCGATCGCAGCTGCCGTTCCCCAGGAGCTATCCTTCCCCTTCCCAACCCAACCACCCAACGAAATTACCCTGGACGACTTCTCAAACCTTTTCTGAAAGACTGAAAAAAGGCTCCTTCCTCCTTTCTCCTCCCCTCTCTCCTCTTCTCTTTCTCCACCTCACCCTCCCTCCCCTCGCCATGCATCCACAAATTGAAGCTATTTTTGACCAGGCAGAAAGCCGCTACCTCAACCCCGAAGAGTTGAACCTGATTAATCAATACGTGGACTCCCTGCCAGAGCGATTAGAGACGTACCGCACAGTTCGCGATCGTGAGTTGGAACTGATGCAGCAGGTAGCCGATCAGTTGCAGGCGGCAATGCCTCAGGAAAAGATTGAAAACCTGGAGCGTAGCATTAAAAATGCCCTTTTGCTTCTTCGCTATTGCTCAATGGGAATGTTGCTGAATGACGAATCCTTTGTTCAGGAGAGGCTGCTGAACTGGTTGCGTGGCACCATGAGTGTCTATAACACTCAGGCAGTTGATACCACCCTTTATCGCCTCTTAAACCAACGCCTATCCCAAACCCTCAATCCAAACCAAATGAGCCTGCTGACCCCCTTCCTGTCAATGGCACAGAATACCTTGTTGCAAAGTACCCCATCTCCCGCGATCGCCTGATTGGCGGGCTGCTATTGGGTATAGATCCTGGGTATACATTCAGCCTTGTATGCATTCAAGACTTCCAATGCATAGGGCTATTCCCCTCCCTGACTCCTGACCCCTCTCTCCTCCCTCCTCGTTCCTTCCTTACTCTCCCTGGTAACTACCGCTATGATTTCCGTCGCTGATCTACTTGTTGACAATCGAATTCCAGGCAACTACTACGCTACGGATGCCTATGTGCGAAGTGACCTGGAAATGGGCTTGCTGGAAAACCGTCGCGGCGATCGCCTGCTGGCACTTCCAGAAACGCTGATCCAGGCAATTTATGCCGGGCTGGAAAAAGAAACGGGTCAGGCTTCCCGTCTGGTTTTGCGCAACTGTGGTCGCTGGTGGGGCAAGAACTTTTACATTCGCTTCCGGGAAGAACTGACCGAGTATTACGGTACGGCTCTGGCTGACATGCCCATGGCAGAGTTTTTACAGTGTCTCCAGGCTTGCTGGATTACCTATGGCTGGGGCAAAATTGAACTGGATCAGTCCCACCACCAGCGAGGCTTTCTGGTGATTAAAACCTGGAACTCTCCCTTTGCCCGTTTGGCTCCTAAAAGTGAATTGCCAGTATGCCATCTGGAAGCGGGCGTCTTAAGTTCCTTCTTCAGTCAGTTAACGGGTAAAGATCTGTCCTGTGTCCAAACCAGTTGTGAATCCCAGGGGGCTGACTGCAATCGCTTTGTGCTTGGTTTGGCGAAGCGTCTGGCACCTGCCGAGAGCATGGTAGAAAACCGCCAGGATCATGACACCATCATGCAAACACTTTATGCTTAAACCATTCCTTTTAATTCTGATAACAATGTGTCACACCTCCTTGTAAAAGAGCTAAAAAGCTCCAGGTATCGGCTTCTTGGGCTGGTTGGACAAGGACAATTTGGGCGGGTTTACTGTGCCAGTCACCGTAGAACAGGTCATCTTGTTGCCCTTAAAGAGCTACGCAAAGAGCGGTTTCCGACTCATAAGTTCCTGCGCGAACTCCGCTTCCTACTGAGCTTACAGCACCCCAATATCGTCAACTGCCATGCCCTGGAGCATACACTGAACGGGCGTTATCTCGTCATGGACTACTGTGAAGGGGGAACACTCCGCAACCTGATGGGGGAGGGCATTCGGCTGCATCCTGCTTACAGTTTGAAGCTGATTGAGGATATATTGGCGGGGTTAGCCCATGCCCACAGCCGGGGAATTATTCATTGCGACATAAAGCCAGAAAATATTTTACTCACGGTACAACCAGACGGGTGGACAGCTCGTATTTCTGATTTCGGGATTGCCCGGTTGAGTCAGGAAATCTCCAGGGATGGGACGGGTAATACCGGCTCCCCGGCCTATATGGCTCCTGAACGGTTTTATGGGCAGTATTCCCACTCCTCAGACATCTATGCCGTCGGTGTTTTGCTGTTTGAATTGCTGACGGGCGATCGCCCCTTTTCAGGGCAACCGGCTGAACTGATGTCAGCGCACTTGAACCAACCCGTCAAAATTCCTGAAACGATTCCGCCTGGACTGCAAAAAATTATTTTAACTGCTCTACAAAAATTGCCCGCCCGTCGATTTCACTCTGCTTTAGAGATGTTGACGGCGGTGGAAGCCGCTGCCACAAATTTGCAATCTGAATTCAGTGCGGAATGGGCACAGGTTCGCCTCTTACAGGCAACGACTCGGTTACCCATCTGTGCATTTAAACCCCTGCGCCAGGAAATTTTGCATTCCAGAGTGAAGCAGGTAGTCGGAGAACTGGGATCTATCCAATCAGGTCGAGCGGTTGAGTTCAGTAGCCCCAGATCGGGTGAAGCGATCAATGCGCCATTAAACCCAGAGGTGGCGGCGAGCGATCGCGTCTATCGAGTTTTTGGCAGTTATGTTGGGCATCAGCACTATCCAGCCGGCATCTTTCAAACTGAACCTGACCAGGACGGGGAAATTCCTCTGACCACGATTCCCTTACCGGATACAGTCCAGCAGGTGGTGGTCCGCTCTCAGGGGTGTTTTGCTGTCACCCAGCGGGCAGTCTACTGGCTCCCAACCAGGCTATGGTCAGGGGTTGCTCAGCACGGGCAGACGTATCTGCCGCCGGGAGCCAGGAGAGAACACGCCCCAGATGAGCATTTGCTTCCTCAGTTAATTGCGGAGTTTCGTCAAGATTTTGCTGTGGCGATCGCCCCCAACAGTCAGTGGATGGCAACGGTTCCTCTAGAACCTGACAGAGGTGCCATTGAGTTGAGTTTCTGGCATCTGGGTCAACCGCACCTGATTAAAACGCTGACCCTTCCTTCCTCAAGCCATTTCTTTCAACTGATGGCATTGGATTCACGCCATGTTGCGCTGTTTTCTCACACCGTTGACTCCCAAGCTAATGCCTGTATTACAGGTGCTCTGGTTGAAATCTTGACCCGACGGGGCAATGCAGTGGGTTCCTTGAAACTGCCGGTTCCTCTGCACAGTCTGGTAGCCAGCCCAACCCCTTATCGGTTGCTGGGAATGGAACCAGGACACCCGAATACAGTTTTACTGATTGACCTGAAGCCACTTCAGATTTCCCGCGTCGGACTGGAAATTTCTCCCATTCTGGCAGCAGCGAATGACTGGGGGTACATTTTGATGGCGGCTGATGGGCAGATTGCCATCCTGGACAACTATGGCCAGACCGTAGGCCGGATCGAGGGTCCCCCCGACCC is from Leptothermofonsia sichuanensis E412 and encodes:
- a CDS encoding globin family protein yields the protein MHPQIEAIFDQAESRYLNPEELNLINQYVDSLPERLETYRTVRDRELELMQQVADQLQAAMPQEKIENLERSIKNALLLLRYCSMGMLLNDESFVQERLLNWLRGTMSVYNTQAVDTTLYRLLNQRLSQTLNPNQMSLLTPFLSMAQNTLLQSTPSPAIA
- a CDS encoding V4R domain-containing protein, with protein sequence MISVADLLVDNRIPGNYYATDAYVRSDLEMGLLENRRGDRLLALPETLIQAIYAGLEKETGQASRLVLRNCGRWWGKNFYIRFREELTEYYGTALADMPMAEFLQCLQACWITYGWGKIELDQSHHQRGFLVIKTWNSPFARLAPKSELPVCHLEAGVLSSFFSQLTGKDLSCVQTSCESQGADCNRFVLGLAKRLAPAESMVENRQDHDTIMQTLYA
- a CDS encoding serine/threonine-protein kinase, which gives rise to MSHLLVKELKSSRYRLLGLVGQGQFGRVYCASHRRTGHLVALKELRKERFPTHKFLRELRFLLSLQHPNIVNCHALEHTLNGRYLVMDYCEGGTLRNLMGEGIRLHPAYSLKLIEDILAGLAHAHSRGIIHCDIKPENILLTVQPDGWTARISDFGIARLSQEISRDGTGNTGSPAYMAPERFYGQYSHSSDIYAVGVLLFELLTGDRPFSGQPAELMSAHLNQPVKIPETIPPGLQKIILTALQKLPARRFHSALEMLTAVEAAATNLQSEFSAEWAQVRLLQATTRLPICAFKPLRQEILHSRVKQVVGELGSIQSGRAVEFSSPRSGEAINAPLNPEVAASDRVYRVFGSYVGHQHYPAGIFQTEPDQDGEIPLTTIPLPDTVQQVVVRSQGCFAVTQRAVYWLPTRLWSGVAQHGQTYLPPGARREHAPDEHLLPQLIAEFRQDFAVAIAPNSQWMATVPLEPDRGAIELSFWHLGQPHLIKTLTLPSSSHFFQLMALDSRHVALFSHTVDSQANACITGALVEILTRRGNAVGSLKLPVPLHSLVASPTPYRLLGMEPGHPNTVLLIDLKPLQISRVGLEISPILAAANDWGYILMAADGQIAILDNYGQTVGRIEGPPDPVAIAPLNPYGLLVSTWQNGQGNLYILDLRQLDLEFMF
- a CDS encoding V4R domain-containing protein — translated: MVIANPYQNSAKLRNPKKHNHYGFRDFFQFDTERGIITDWNDGQNVLATEDFIIGLVEGLEEEVGDASAVTMYTIGCEWGQKDAFFFEKWFQKEFDRNIRQTNLLFLLETWWWPFTSQGWGRWEVDMGDRKQGFMFINIFDSAIARTLGDVGKPVCFLYAGLFAGFFTEMVKKQLSCIEIQCYSMGETYCKFLLGGQDRIDAASFWLNEGATARDIEKRLRAGELLR